DNA sequence from the Chryseobacterium turcicum genome:
CGGTAACTTTTTTAATGATAAATTCTATTACAATGGGTACAACGAGCGCTACAACAGCTTTTAATATTCTAGATTTCATATTATTTTATTTTCACAACTAAATTACAAGTTTTAAGCCAAATTCCAATTATAGGTTTTCATTATTACTTTTTTGTTGCTGATAATTTGAGTTAGCAATTCTGATGCTGTTAGCAATTCTGTGCTTTAGTTTTCTCGGTCCTAAAACGGTAAGAAACTCGCCCATTCCTAAAATCATGCGCTCCAATTCAAAATTGAGTTGCACACATATTTTAAAAACAGTCCCACTCTCATCTTCTTCCAGAATGACCTGACTGTGGTGAAAAGGCTTGGTTTTTACATAAGGAGCGTGCTGTGGAGTCACTTTAAAAATTACATTTTGCCCCCGTTGCGTTTCTGAAACCGTTGCCCCAATCACATCCCCGAAATATCGGTCGGCATCAAAATCTTTGTCAATATATTCTGTTTGAGAATCTGTTTCTATCGTTATCATTCGGTCTAAAGCCAAATTGTAAATCGCTTTTTTGTGCCAACAAATCAAAAACCATCTATTGTTGTATTCTTTCAACAGTTGAGGATGAACCGTCAGAATATTCTCTTCTCTTGCCTTAAAACTCTTATAGCAAATCTTTAAAACTTTTTTATTGAGAATACTTTCATACAAAACATCAATATATTCCAAACCTTTCAACTGCTCATTTTTATCTAAATGAATAATCGATTTTTGCTTGGTAGAATGTATAGAATCTTCCAGCTTCTGAATCACGCCATTCATTTCTTTAAACATCGAAAAATCTTTGAACTGCTTCAAAATCTGTATCGCATTATTCATCGCTTTCAAATCATTTTCGTTGACCGAAATCTGATGAATACTGTATTCCGGGTCGCTATATCGGTAATATCTCCTTTCATAAACCTCAATCGGCGCCTCATACCCGAATTTTTCGCTTCGCATATTCTGCAAATCCAGTTGCACCGTTCTTTTACTCACAAAAGATTCTTTGCCTTCATACTCAAACAAGGCTTCAGAACATTCGTCAATCAAATCTTCCAGTGTGTATTTTTTGTATTTATTCTTTAGACATTTATCTAAAGTTTTGTAGCGGATGAGTGCATTTTTATTTGAGGACATAATTTTTATATATTTTATTTACACATACCTAATAAACTCATTCTATCTTTATCATTTTTAAGCTCAAACATTTCAGAATGGTAATTTTTTCTTTTCCTCTTCTGCGAATAAATATTCCTTACCATTTCAGATGTGTCTAATTCA
Encoded proteins:
- a CDS encoding helix-turn-helix transcriptional regulator, which gives rise to MSSNKNALIRYKTLDKCLKNKYKKYTLEDLIDECSEALFEYEGKESFVSKRTVQLDLQNMRSEKFGYEAPIEVYERRYYRYSDPEYSIHQISVNENDLKAMNNAIQILKQFKDFSMFKEMNGVIQKLEDSIHSTKQKSIIHLDKNEQLKGLEYIDVLYESILNKKVLKICYKSFKAREENILTVHPQLLKEYNNRWFLICWHKKAIYNLALDRMITIETDSQTEYIDKDFDADRYFGDVIGATVSETQRGQNVIFKVTPQHAPYVKTKPFHHSQVILEEDESGTVFKICVQLNFELERMILGMGEFLTVLGPRKLKHRIANSIRIANSNYQQQKSNNENL